A window of Piliocolobus tephrosceles isolate RC106 chromosome 13, ASM277652v3, whole genome shotgun sequence contains these coding sequences:
- the LRRC32 gene encoding transforming growth factor beta activator LRRC32, with protein MSPQILLLLALLTLGLAAQHQDKVPCKMVDKKVSCQGLGLLQVPLVLPPDTETLDLSGNQLRSILASPLGFYTALRHLDLSTNEISFLQPGAFQALTHLEHLSLAHNRLAMATALSAGGLGPLPRVTSLDLSGNSLYSGLLERLLGEAPSLHTLSLAENSLTRLTRHTFQDMPALEQLDLHSNVLMDIEDGAFEGLPRLTHLNLSRNSLTCISDFSLQQLRVLDLSCNSIEAFQTASQPQAEFQLTWLDLRENKLLHFPDLAALPRLIYLNLSNNLIRLPTGPPQDSKGIHAPSEGWSALPLSTPNGNASVHPLSQLLNLDLSYNEIELIPDSFLEHLTSLCFLNLSRNCLRTFEARRSGSLPCLMLLDLSHNALETLELGARALGSLRTLLLQGNALRDLPPYTFANLASLQRLNLQGNRVSPCGGPNEPGPASCVAFSGIASLRSLSLVDNEIELLRAGAFLHTPLTELDLSSNPGLEVATGALTGLEASLEVLALQGNGLTVLQVDLPCFICLKRLNLAENRLSHLPAWTQAVSLEVLDLRNNSFSLLPGSAMGGLETSLRRLYLQGNPLSCCGNGWLAAQLHQGRVDVDATQDLICRFSSQEEVSLSHVRPEDCEKGGLKNINLIIILTFILVSAILLTTLATCCCLRRQKFNQQYKA; from the exons ATGAGCCCCCAGATCCTGCTGCTCCTGGCCCTGCTGACCCTAGGCCTGGCTGCACAACACCAAGACAAAGTGCCATGTAAGATG gtGGACAAGAAGGTCTCGTGCCAGGGTCTGGGCCTGCTCCAGGTCCCCTTGGTGCTCCCGCCGGACACTGAGACCCTTGATCTCTCTGGGAACCAGCTGCGGAGTATCCTGGCCTCACCCCTGGGCTTCTACACGGCACTTCGTCACCTGGACCTGAGCACCAATGAGATCAGCTTCCTCCAGCCAGGAGCCTTCCAGGCCCTGACCCACCTGGAGCACCTCAGCCTAGCTCACAACCGGCTGGCGATGGCCACTGCGCTGAGTGCCGGTGGTCTGGGCCCCCTGCCACGCGTGACCTCCCTAGACCTGTCTGGAAACAGCCTGTACAGCGGCCTGCTGGAGCGGCTGCTAGGGGAGGCACCCAGCCTGCATACCCTCTCACTGGCGGAGAACAGTCTGACTCGCCTCACCCGCCACACCTTCCAGGACATGCCTGCGCTGGAGCAGCTTGACCTGCATAGCAACGTGCTGATGGACATCGAGGACGGCGCCTTCGAGGGCCTGCCCCGCCTGACCCATCTCAACCTCTCCAGGAATTCCCTCACCTGCATCTCCGACTTCAGCCTTCAGCAGCTGCGGGTGCTGGACCTGAGCTGCAACAGCATTGAGGCCTTTCAGACGGCCTCCCAGCCCCAGGCCGAGTTCCAGCTCACCTGGCTTGACCTGCGGGAGAACAAACTGCTCCATTTCCCCGACCTGGCCGCGCTCCCGAGACTCATCTACCTGAACTTGTCCAACAACCTCATCCGGCTCCCCACAGGGCCACCCCAGGACAGCAAGGGCATCCACGCGCCTTCCGAGGGCTGGTCAGCCCTGCCCCTCTCAACCCCCAATGGGAATGCCAGCGTCCACCCCCTTTCCCAGCTCTTGAATCTGGATTTGAGCTACAATGAGATTGAACTCATCCCCGACAGCTTTCTTGAGCACCTGACCTCCCTGTGCTTCCTGAACCTCAGCAGAAACTGCTTGCGGACCTTTGAGGCCCGGCGCTCAGGCTCCCTGCCCTGCCTCATGCTCCTTGACTTAAGCCACAATGCCCTGGAGACACTGGAACTGGGCGCCAGAGCCCTGGGGTCCTTGCGGACGCTGCTCCTACAGGGCAATGCCCTGCGGGACCTGCCTCCATACACCTTTGCCAACCTGGCCAGCCTGCAGCGGCTTAACCTGCAGGGGAATCGGGTCAGCCCCTGTGGGGGGCCGAATGAGCCTGGCCctgccagctgtgtggccttctCTGGCATCGCCTCCCTCCGCAGCCTGAGCCTGGTGGATAATGAGATAGAGCTGCTCAGGGCAGGGGCCTTCCTCCATACCCCACTGACTGAGCTGGACCTTTCTTCCAACCCTGGGCTGGAGGTGGCCACGGGGGCCTTGACAGGCCTGGAGGCCTCCTTGGAAGTCCTGGCACTGCAGGGCAATGGGTTGACGGTCCTGCAGGTGGACCTGCCCTGCTTCATCTGCCTCAAGCGGCTCAATCTTGCCGAGAACCGCCTGAGCCACCTTCCCGCCTGGACACAGGCTGTGTCACTGGAGGTGCTGGACCTGCGAAAcaacagcttcagcctcctgccgGGCAGTGCCATGGGTGGCCTGGAGACCAGCCTCCGGCGCCTCTACCTGCAGGGGAATCCACTCAGCTGCTGTGGCAATGGCTGGCTGGCAGCCCAGCTGCACCAGGGCCGTGTGGACGTGGACGCCACCCAGGACCTGATCTGCCGCTTCAGCTCCCAGGAGGAGGTGTCCCTGAGCCACGTGCGTCCCGAGGACTGTGAGAAGGGGGGGCTCAAGAACATCAACCTCATCATCATCCTCACCTTCATACTGGTCTCTGCCATCCTCCTCACCACGCTGGCCACATGCTGCTGCCTCCGCCGGCAGAAGTTTAACCAACAGTATAAAGCCTGA